The Nitrospiria bacterium DNA segment GATTTGCTTGCTCTGCAATCGGGAGCCATTCCTCTCAAGAGGGCAACTGGTCATGGTGCGCCGTCTTCTCGAAAAAAAGTGAAGGCGACCAGATCTGGGCCACGAGCATATATAGAGGAAATGGTGGCGGATGGATTTTTTAAGAAACCAAAGACGATGGCCCAAGTTAAAGCGGAATTAGAAAACCGTGGCCATCACATAGCTTTAACAAGTCTTAGTGGTCCTCTTCAAAAATTAACTCATCATCGCAAGTTAAGACGAAGCAGAACAAAGATCAAAGGGAATAAGCAAACGTTCGTCTACTCGGTGTGGTAATACGATGACCCGTAAGGCAAAAGCAGAAACGAAGTTGACACCACCATATCTATTAGAGCAACTTGTGCAGCGGGCCATGGAAGTCTCAAGGAAGGCACGAAAACATAGGCAAAAGCTTACATCAGACAACTTTTACTCGAATAAATTTGTGGAGCTCCGTGCGGAGGGTATTAACGCATTTAGAGATCTTTCAACCCAATCTCCTGGTGACGTTTCTGCAATGGCGGAAATGATCGAGGCGATTTTCTCGCCAAATACAGATCAAAAGAAAAGGGCGCAAATTGCACAAGAACTTGTTGTTTCGCTTAGAACTACATGGCGCAACCCAACCCAACCTGCAACGGATGTGGGGCACGACTCCATATTTCCACTTGCTATCCTTACACGGACGAGGCGAGGGTACTTAATGACAATCGGGCGTCAAATGAATGGTTGCTTTGGAGCAGACTGGTATGACGGTTGCGCAGTAATGATGCGTCGTATTTTAGAAATCGTTATCATAGAGGCTTTTGAACACAAGGGGTTATCGCAGAAGATAAAGGATAAAAATGGTAACTATTTTTACTTATCCGATCTCATTGGCGTCGCTTTAGCAGAGCCATGCATGACTTTGTCTCGTAATGCGAAGTCTGTTTTGCCTCAACTTCGTGAAATAGGAAATTCTTCTGCACATGGCCGATACTTCACAGCGCAAAAAAGTGATATAGAACGGGTTCGACATGGGTGTCGTATCGTCATAGAGGAATTTCTCCATCATGCAGGCTTGTTGTAGTGAGTGATAGTGTGTATTGACACGGAGGGAGGGTTCCGATACCAAGGATCTTTTTATAAATACGTCAGTCACTTGGTTTTTGAAAATGCAAAGCCTCACTTGGATGATGCCACCGTGATATTTGACGGAAGCGGAAGTAAAGCGGCCGGGGTCGGACCAAGGTACAAGGATTGAAATATTTATATAAGGATTAAAAAATGGCCCCAAAAAATGGGCTTAAACGGATCTTTTTGGGGTTAAAAAGTACGTTGTAAGGAATTCTTCTGTATCCGGGGCCAACCGGCATTATATTTCCTTCCTTCTATAACAATCTTTTTAGGGGTGGAAAAGGGGTTCTAAGAATCAAAAACGCCTGTATTTTGGAGGTTTAACATTTAGTTTCAGATTGTTAGCTTGGTCCGACCCCTATCAAAAAAGGCAACGTTAAATGCATACCAATCAATTCCTGACAGGCACCTCCGCTAAAGCAAATAAAAAACAGTCGCATCCAGCTAAAACTTCTTCGTCGGTCAAAGATTTACAACCGCCTTTTTCAGCTATTCGATCAATATCAGTTCTGTCGGGATTTCCTTCTCCATTAACCACCAAAGGTATGTGCTTAAATAATAAATTAAGACGATTGAAATAATTTGGCTCTGATTCAAGCCCACCAATAAATTTTCCATATTTTCTACAGAGGTATTCAACCTTTGCGGTCTCCTCTTCTGGGGCACTTATTCCTTGAGGTAAGGGAGATATATGGAATTTACCATTTGAAGTAAAAAACCCCTGCATGCGTCGGACATCATGGTGAACAATGAGTTTGTTTCTGTAAACTGTAATGCAATGGACAGGAAGAAGAACATGTTGTGGAATTAGGAAGGGAGGAAAATGTAATTTTAGAAAATTTTCCCGATCCCATTTTCCAAATAACTGGGTTACAGTAACTTTGATTAGAATGTCGCCAAACATGAAAAGGGCTTTCAATAAAGATTCGATAAAACTTTTATATATTAAATGGAGTTCTATTTCTGAATGTGGCGCATTATTATTTTTTAGATCGAAAACATCTCCTTTTCCAAGGTTTTTTTCACATTCTTTTATCAGGCAATAAATATTTAAAAAATCTCTATATGCAGACCATATTTGGGTTTCATCAAGGGTTGGAAAAAGTTTTTTTAAAGGAGCAGTTACCCTTGGTTCCAATTCCGATATATTCATAATAGCAATGGAAAATGTATAGGGTTTTTAAAAAGTGAGAAGGAAAATTTTATTCTTCCACTGTAATACCGGCTCTTCTAACATAGGAATCATATTCTTTTTGAAATTCACCATTAGCAATATTGACAATTTTCCCAAAATTGTAATTCCATGGAGTAATTGTAAGACAATCCATGGATTTTGGATATGGAATATAACACCTGCTCCCATCAATTGAGACTGTATAAATTTCTTTTATGGGAGAGGTTCCATGATAAATTGTGAATTTGACCGCATAAGCTGATGGATCAGGAAATCTCCTGGCCCAAGATTCTCCAAATTGATTAGGGTTGTTATCCCATGTGAGTTTAATATTTATTTGAACGTCTTTTTTATATGTGTATGACCGAGCTTGGTCAATGTAGATCCAATCCGAGGGGCTGGATTCTTCTATAATTTGCATGATAGAGTCTTCTGAGGTAGAACTATCAACCCAACCAGGAAAATATTTTTCCAGTAAAGACCGATTACCTGAGAGTTCTAAGCACAAATCCTCCCAAAAAAATAAATTTACCTCAAATTTTCCATTATTAATCCTTTGAAGTGAAAGAACCCGGACTCTTTCCTCAAGTTTTGTATCTCTTGATGCTGTTGTTGCGATCAAATACGAAATAAGAGGAGGGGTAAAATGTTCCGCTTCTAAAACTTCTCTTTCAATTTCTTCAAATTTTAAAGAATCTGTATTTTTGCATTGGGCTCCATGGTAACCCCTCGCTCCAATTTTTGAAGACCCGTAAATATCCACACCATTTTGTTTTTGTCCCTGCCTACCATTCCGCTTAATATATGGGTCTTGCCATAAATTTTTCATTATATCTGTGACAATATCTTCAAACTCATCCCAAGATTTTGGTTTTGGAAATTTTGATGTAGTTGGGGTTGGCATGTTTATCTTGAGCTTTAAATTTAATTGACCCTATACATATATACTGCATGATTTTAATTTTAACAACCAGTTATTAATTTTTTATTGCTGGATGGCCGGGGTTGGACCAAGGTAAGGGATTGAAATAATTATATGAGAATTAAAAAATGGTTCCCAAATCCGGCTTAAACAACCCTTTTTGAGGTTAAAAAGAGAGTTCTAAGGAACCCGCTGTTTTTGGTTTAAGAGCTGGCCTGTGACCTTTGGCAATTATTCTTTCGATTTCTTCGATTGGAACCATAACCGCCTTTCCAATTTCACATTCGAAATTTCCCGCTAAAAAATCTTCCTTTGGAAGGTAATAAAAAGGGGGTCAGGTTTGATGGCCTCGTAAAAAGTCCGTAACAGGACTCGTCCGTCATTCCCGTGGAAACGGGAATCCGATATGGTTGACATACGTCAAGAAGGAAAAAGTATCCTGTCCCCTTTTTCACGGGGTCCTGGTTTGACGATGAATCCAGGACACAAGCAGAGACGGGACCGATGATGCGACGTTTGATCAATCTGATATTCGCGGATTTGACCGCATGACTTGTCTTCGTCGCGGAGCTGCCTCGCTCTAGTGGCGGAAGTTCGGCTTTTGCCTGATTCCTTGGATTCCCCGAGGATTCTCCCGAAACGCGGTCGCGTCCCTGCTTCTATTCTGGATGCGTTATTATATGTTTTTGCTTGGATGTCCTCCTGTTGAAGCTCTTTGTTCTTAGATATTCGTCTTACTCATTGGGCACCGGAACTTGATTGGCAATGGCCCATATGAAGCCGGAAAGTTCTCGTGCGATGGCTGCGACAACCGTGTTTCTTGATTTTCCTTTGGCCATGAGTCTGCGAAACCGGCCACACAGCCGGATCTGGGCTTTCCAGGCGATTTCTCGAATCGGTTGTGGCAGCCCCTCTTGACGTTTGAGCAGATGTCGGCTGACACGAGCGGGATAGCCATAGGCGTGAGCGGCTTCTATGAGCACCCGGCGGACATGGCCATTGCCGGTTTTGGTGATGCCACCGCGGCGTGTACAATTGCCGCTGGAATGCTCAGAGGGAACCAGGCCCAAATAGGCCATGATCTGTCGGGGAGTCTGAAAACGGCCTAAGTCGCCGATTTCCGCAACCGTGGTGGCCGCAACAATCGGAGCCACACCCCGCAGTGCCTGAAGGGCTTCAACAACCGGCGCCATACGCCATTGGAGTAATAGCTTGTGGATTTGTTCGGTCAAACGCTCCACACGTTGTGTACATTCTTCAACGGCGTGAATATATTCTTGCAGCGTGATCTGCTGCGCGGGGTGTGGCATCTTGATGTCTGACAGCCAACGCATATGTGCGGATTTCCAAGAGGAGCTGCCTGAGTAACGAACACCGTGGCGCAGAAGAAATGCCCCTAACTGTTGTCGGGCCTTTCTCTGGGCTTTGCCCGCATCTTCCCGGGCACGGGTTAGATCCCGCATGGCTTCGTCATCCTCCCGGGGAACGTAGATGCTGGTCAACTCCCCGGCGCGATAGAGCCGGGCCAGCGCTTCAGCGTCACGGCGGTCATTTTTAATGCGATTGCCGCTTTTCTTGGGAATCATGGAAGGAGCTACAACAACACAATGAAATCCTTGCCTGCTCAGGTGACGATAGATCTCATAACCACAGGGGCCTGCTTCGTAGACAAACCGCAGTTCTCTATGGCTGCTTTTTAGTTTTCGGATGGCTTTATCCAGGGATGCCATATTGCCGCCTATTTTGCCAAAGTGCCGAACCTCACGACTCCCCGTGGTTTCGGCAATGACGATTTCGATGGAATCTTTATGTACATCCAAACCAACGATCGTGATAGAATCTTTCATGACCTGCCCTCCTTGTTTTTGGCCCTGTATTGGGTGCAACAACTCTCCCAATATAACCCATGTTGACAAGGGGCAGGTCTTTTTTTTTAAACTGTCAACCATTATGTCTAGAAGTCCTTGATTCTAAACAGGCTGGATTCCTGCCTGCCGGTAGGCGGGCCCGATTAAACATTCGGGAATGACAGGGGACGAGTTTCCCAACAGCCTGTTGGTGTCCCTTCCTTTGTAAGGAAGGGTTAAGGGAAAGTAGAAGAAGAGTCATTGCAAAGGGCCTTCCCATAAAGCAAATTTTTTTTCATTTCCTCCTTCGCCTTAAACCTCTAACCTCTATCCCCTTCCCCCTCTTTATCCCCGCTCCGTTGACTTCCTTAGCCCGATAGAGTTAACCAAGAATCTAAAAATTATAAATACGTTGCCTAAGAGGGTAAACCCAAATTGATTCAAGAAGAAGAAAATCTTCCACAAAACATTTTAAACAATGCGTTCCGCGCCCCAAATGGAGAACTGGCCTGGCCTAGGGATTCAATTAAGGAGGCACTAATTGAAATTGCCAAGTCCGGAATGGCAATTCTTGGGGGAGAAGTCTGGGGAATAATCAATGGAACAATTCAGGGGATACTCCCAAACAAGAACGTTTATGAACACCCCGGGGCGTGGTCCTGGGATACTCAGGAAAAGCTTTCCAGTGAAACATGGTCGGATTACTGTAACCGTTGTGTGAGAGAAAGCATTGAAGCCATTTCAGGTTTAGCGGTTGAGGATACCGTTCATCCCGATTTCAGGGATAAACTGGTTTTTAATGTTTGCTTTATAAAAAAAGGTGAAGAGGAATAGTTTCGTGGAACCAGTTGAAAAGTTAAAAATACTTTATAAAAATGGTGAAATTGAAATTCAAGGGAACCGGGAGGGTTTAAAAGATCTGGGTGAAATTTGTTTAGCCCTTAGCGAACTATCCGATGAAGAAGCAAAAACGGCTGCCAACCATGTTCATTTTGCGGATTATATGAATAATGCTGAAGACGGTTCAATTCCCACAACCGTCTTATTAAAACCTAACCTATAATTAGGTCCTAAACAGGGCGACATAAATTTTTTCTCGGTTATGCCAATAATCTTAAGAAAAGCCCTCGCCGTTTGGCTGGTAATGGTTGTCGCTGCCATTTTAAACGGAATTTTACGGGAAAAAGTGCTTTTACCTTTGTTAGGAAATCAAATTTCGCTTCCTTTAAGCGGCATTCTTCTTTCCATTCTCGTTTTTTTAATCACCTTCCTCTTTATTCCATTCTTTGGAAAGCTGGATGGAAAAACCTATATCGGAATAGGGATTCTATGGGTTTTACTAACTTTAGTTTTTGAATTTCTTTTTGGACATTTTGTGGTTGGAAAAACGCTGAAAGAAATTGTTCAGGTGTTCAATCTTTTTGAAGGGAATTTTTTCGTTTTGCCCTTGCTTACCTCCGCAGTTTCACCTTGGATTGCGGCAAAACTTCGGGGCTTCATTTAATGGAAATTCCTTTTTCGAAAGAACAATTTTTTGATGTGTTCGCCCGGTACAATGTGGGTGTTTGGCCCATGCAAGTAATTCTGGTCCTATTGGCCGTTTCGGCCATCGTTTTATTGTTCCGGCAGTTTCCCGTTCGCGACCGTCTCATATCGGCTGTATTGTCTTTTTTCTGGATCTGGATGGCCGTTGCTTAGCATTTTGTATTTTTTACCAAAATCAATACTGCGGCTTGGGTCTTCGGAACAATTTTTTTGGTTGGTGGGTTTTTGTTCGCTTGGGTAGGTGTTTTCAAGAACCGGCTTCACTTTGCCCTTAAAAGGGGAATCTTTCCCTGGCTTGCGGCGTTCTTGATTGTTTTTTCTTTGGTCATTTACCCGCTCCTTGGGATGGCCTTCGGCCATCGTTATCCCAGGGTTCCCACATTCGGTCTCCCCTGCCCTACCACCATCTTCACATTGGGAATTCTTCTCTTGGCATCCTTTCCTTTTCCAAAATCAGTATTTATTGTTCCATTCCTCTGGTCCGTGGTGGGCACATCTGCCGCATTCCAACTCGGAGTTCTTCAAGATTTGAGTTTGTTGGTCTCAGGTCTTCTGGGATTAAGGGGAATGGTTTATGGAACACTATTAAAAAAAAATGAAATATCATAAAATGAATTTGGTTTCTGGTTTGTTTTGTTTGTCATGTTAATATGGCTGGTATGGGTTCTTAAAAGTTACTTTTTGATCCTCTCTTCCTTTCCCATCCTATGCCAAACCCCTTGCAAGTCATTCCTAAAAATTTTAAGATGGTAATTTTCTTAACGGAAAAATCTGTCTGAAACCTAATAAAAATGAAGCCCCCGGTGCAAAAAAATATTTTTAATAACCTACTTCCAGTTTTTTCCTATTTGAAAGACCGGATTAAGACTTATTTTTGGTCACTGGTTTTTCGTGTACAGATTGCCGTTTTTTTAATTTTTTTGATCCCGATGCTGGTTCACGCCTCACCCGATGAGCCGGATCCCTTTGAGCCAGAATTTGAAAAAGAAGAATGGTATATTGGACCCCGGTTGGGATATTCGCCTTTTACCAGTATCGTTGGACTTGAAATTCAACATCGCCATTTTGCCTTGAGTTTGGGATTTCCCCCAAAAGTAGGTTTCAAATATTACTTTAAACCCTACCGACATTCATGGTTTGTGGGAGGAAGCTTCTCCTATTATAAAACAGATACTAAAGATTTCAGTGGAGATAAGACTGAAACGGAAGGGGGGGGCGGGGGAGGGTTTCGATGGCGTTGGGGAACCGGATGGGATTTCTCAATCAGTCTTTCGGTGTTATATGGTGAAGAAAAGGAAAAGACCGGTTCCCTGGTGAAAAAAAATAATTATATTGGTCTTAGACCTGGCATTACGGTCGGATATTCTTTTTAATGAAAACCGGAAAGGTTGGGGCTCCCCTACACCATGATTAAAATCTTCGTTTCACAGAGTCTTCCAGAGGTGGAATCGCTCAAAAATATCATGGAGCATTCTGATATTCCGTGCACCATTAAAAATCAGCAAACAGCCGGTTTAGCCGGTGAAGTTCCCTTTGTTGAGGTTTTTCCAGAACTCTGGGTATTGAGGGATGAAGATCTAGAAAATGCCAAGGATATTTTGGAAAATTGGGGTAAAGCCAAACCGGCCCAGGAAAGGGAATGGCTCTGTCCAAACTGCGGAGAGACCATCGAAAAAGAATTTACTGCCTGCTGGAACTGCGGGACCGATCAACCCCTTGAGGATTGGTAAAAGTTTTGCTTCCTGTAGACCAGACAATTCACCCTTTGGAGTAAAAGAAAATGAACCCAATGGTCAACAGGTTAGATTCCTCCAAACCTAAAGAAAAAACATGAGCCGGTCTAAACCACGAATTATTGCATATATCCTTCCCGGTGAATGGATTGTACTGGCAGGAGCATCCGATTCCGATAATGATTACCTCAGCATTACCCTTGCTGATCCCGATGACTGGTGGTTTCATGCAGATGGGGTTCCCGGAAGCCATGTCATTTTGCGTGCAAAACCCGATGAAGAACCCAGTCGGGAAACGCTTCTACAAGCCGCTGGGGTGGCCGCTTACCATAGCAAGGCCCGCAAAGCCAAAACGGTTCACGTTCATCAATCCCGTGCAGGAAATGTGAGAAAACCAGGGGGAGTAAACGTAGGAACGGTTCAAGTCTCCCGGGGAAAAACCCTGAAGGTTCACCCCGATATCAGTTTTGCCACCCGAATCCAAGTGAGAAAACTGGGGTTATTGGGTTAATTCGGTTTTGCCAGTTTACCTGGTATATAGGGTTAATCGGATTGATTTAGTTTTCTCATTACCCCGAAAAATATTTTTGAAGAAAGGCATTGCCCCGCCTTAAACCCGCTTTTCTAAGTTCGTCTCCAAAAAGAATTAAAAAGGCAAAGGGTAAAGCCAAAGCCATCTCGAAAGGAGTCAAAGACGTAGAACCGAAAATTCTTTGAGCCACGGGGATATGGGTAATCATCCAAACTAAAAGTATTTCGGATAATATCCCTAACCAAACCAGTCGGTTTCCAATAATTCCTTTTTTGAATAACGACTCCCTTCTCGTTCTACAAACTTGTACGTTGACAATCTGGCATATCACAATACTCACAAAAAACGCAGTCACAGCCTTTAAGTATAAGGGGTCGGTATAATTTAATTCCTGGCCCCAACTCCATCCCCCGGAAAATAAAACATAGAAATAGGAAAAAAAACCTGCCGCGGCCTCAATCATCCCGATTACCCCGTAGGACATGAACAGCAGGCTTCGGGAAAGTAGCCGTTCATTCCGTGGCCTGGGGGGCATTTTCATAACATCGTCTTCCGGACTCTCCACCCCCAATCCCAGAGCCGGCAATAGATCGGTTCCCAGATCAATGGCCAGGATCAACACAACGGTTAAGGGAAGGGGAATACCGAAAACGACAAAGGCAATAAAGGGAAGAATTTCCGGAATATTACTGGTTAGGATATAGGCAATAAATTTTTTTATATTGCTGAATACGGTCCGGCCCTCTTCAATTGCATTAACAATGGTTTCAAAATGATCATCCAGTAAAACCATATCGGCGGCTTCCCTGGCAACCTCGGTTCCGCTTAACCCCATCGCAACCCCCATATCCGCGTGTTTTAAGGCGGGGGCATCGTTGACCCCATCCCCCGTAACGGTTACAACCTCCCCCATGGACTGTAGTGTCTTCGTGATTCTGAGTTTTTGAAAAGGAGAAGTTCTGGCAAAAATTATTGAATCCTTTTTCAGAAACTCCTTGAGTTGAGGTTCATCGCAGGAGTCAAGCTCAATACCGGTCATCAGGTTCGCCTTTTGGTCTCCCACCAGCCCAGCCATTTTAGCCACTGCCTCAGCCGTGGCACCATAATCTCCGGTAATCATGATTACTTTGATCCCTGCCCTTTTGCAGGTGGAAATG contains these protein-coding regions:
- a CDS encoding DUF2007 domain-containing protein; amino-acid sequence: MIKIFVSQSLPEVESLKNIMEHSDIPCTIKNQQTAGLAGEVPFVEVFPELWVLRDEDLENAKDILENWGKAKPAQEREWLCPNCGETIEKEFTACWNCGTDQPLEDW
- a CDS encoding NFACT RNA binding domain-containing protein, whose protein sequence is MSRSKPRIIAYILPGEWIVLAGASDSDNDYLSITLADPDDWWFHADGVPGSHVILRAKPDEEPSRETLLQAAGVAAYHSKARKAKTVHVHQSRAGNVRKPGGVNVGTVQVSRGKTLKVHPDISFATRIQVRKLGLLG
- a CDS encoding IS110 family transposase; the encoded protein is MKDSITIVGLDVHKDSIEIVIAETTGSREVRHFGKIGGNMASLDKAIRKLKSSHRELRFVYEAGPCGYEIYRHLSRQGFHCVVVAPSMIPKKSGNRIKNDRRDAEALARLYRAGELTSIYVPREDDEAMRDLTRAREDAGKAQRKARQQLGAFLLRHGVRYSGSSSWKSAHMRWLSDIKMPHPAQQITLQEYIHAVEECTQRVERLTEQIHKLLLQWRMAPVVEALQALRGVAPIVAATTVAEIGDLGRFQTPRQIMAYLGLVPSEHSSGNCTRRGGITKTGNGHVRRVLIEAAHAYGYPARVSRHLLKRQEGLPQPIREIAWKAQIRLCGRFRRLMAKGKSRNTVVAAIARELSGFIWAIANQVPVPNE
- a CDS encoding DUF4145 domain-containing protein, with product MTRKAKAETKLTPPYLLEQLVQRAMEVSRKARKHRQKLTSDNFYSNKFVELRAEGINAFRDLSTQSPGDVSAMAEMIEAIFSPNTDQKKRAQIAQELVVSLRTTWRNPTQPATDVGHDSIFPLAILTRTRRGYLMTIGRQMNGCFGADWYDGCAVMMRRILEIVIIEAFEHKGLSQKIKDKNGNYFYLSDLIGVALAEPCMTLSRNAKSVLPQLREIGNSSAHGRYFTAQKSDIERVRHGCRIVIEEFLHHAGLL